A genomic region of Arvicola amphibius chromosome 7, mArvAmp1.2, whole genome shotgun sequence contains the following coding sequences:
- the Tcl1a gene encoding LOW QUALITY PROTEIN: T-cell leukemia/lymphoma protein 1A (The sequence of the model RefSeq protein was modified relative to this genomic sequence to represent the inferred CDS: inserted 1 base in 1 codon) — translation MAEAQASESETLQDPERLWIWEKHVYLDEHKRSWLPIILKTDEKLQVIMRQQDVSLGSPMTPEQLKAYELPLLWQLYPGKRYRGSDSTFWQILYHVKVLQFLSPLPTPGPXGEMFVLLSTLLVTFFLFHTGPQEEKLARRHPSLSPVACSAASVGPQPPRPARQRSAWFLPTPPGAQW, via the exons ATGGCTGAAGCACAGGCATCCGAGTCAGAGACACTCCAAGACCCCGAACGCCTGTGGATCTGGGAAAAGCACGTGTACTTGGATGAGCATAAACGAAGCTGGCTGCCCATAATCCTCAAG ACTGATGAAAAATTGCAGGTGATCATGCGCCAGCAAGACGTCTCCTTGGGGTCTCCCATGACCCCGGAACAGCTGAAGGCATATGAACTGCCTTTACTGTGGCAACTATACCCAGGGAAAAGGTACCGAGGCAGCGACTCCACGTTCTGGCAGATACTCTATCACGTCAAG GTCCTGCAGTTCCTATCTCCCTTGCCTACCCCAGGCC TGGGAGAGATGTTTGTACTTCTATCCACTTTGCTAgtcactttctttctcttccacactGGGCCCCAGGAAGAAAAGCTAGCCAGAAGACACCCCTCCCTATCTCCGGTAGCCTGCTCAGCTGCCTCAGTTGGCCCTCAGCCTCCCCGGCCAGCGCGTCAGAGAAGTGCCTGGTTCTTACCAACTCCTCCAGGTGCCCAGTGGTAG